Proteins found in one Plasmodium gaboni strain SY75 chromosome 13, whole genome shotgun sequence genomic segment:
- a CDS encoding hypothetical protein (conserved Plasmodium protein, unknown function), protein MLTSIHKRIPRFYGDHLNRKCNCIKKKNYKKTISYNIIKCTFFSNAECVKINKNTCNDNNLTSFLDLQEMRLIGNKKNSFNSVYENRVNVFLKPLISDIIINEKSDNNYAQREIILHNIQNLKKEMPQEIYEHKECDESGKMASSHDKDKEQIIKNDKSDTVNKENLIYKQYTSVDDENETNGDYNIQNYKYNEKIKTNNNTHNNNSEVNKKRDLQFLAQERYDILLKRKHKYIYDFEVYNISELNKYEAGEIVNVYFYNKLPIGIGLLNRKSNIVINIIDNDISKNINDQFFIKKLYESIKRRFHFLYNIKLYEYIYSFHIRKNSKLFCKLVNSIHDSLPGLVVYVFDKHLYIRYDNLSVQKYSYIFEKELETIFTPKNIYCKKIISKKEKRAQMGKEYILEQIKGTDLELNYYENGYTFYNNITNISYDIFHLENKQDRQFLQNIFHESNILNVHGNVGEYIINTAFQKKNKNINPTNYSDNISIILSDCVKNTNYINKNIELNKCDNITSLHREDILEELNNMYLNNLKFDLIIYNIKSNIVYRKNSYISIYGKRHIVTFKGIYSFLNYMADILQKNGLLFITVELSAVDYHKFLNIVKCVFENKKKNISIIYENSCTIENNILCIDENAWYMRSVCFRLTNS, encoded by the exons ATGCTCACGTCCATACATAAAAGAATCCCCAGGTTTTATGGAGACCATTTAAACAGAAAGTGTAattgtattaaaaaaaaaaactataaaaaaacaatatcatacaatattataaaatgtacATTTTTCTCAAATGCTGAATGcgtaaaaataaataaaaatactTGTAATGATAATAACTTAACAAGTTTTTTAGATTTACAAGAGATGAGACTTATAggtaataaaaaaaatagcTTTAACAGCGTTTATGAGAATAGAGttaatgtatttttaaaacCACTAATATCAGATATAATCATTAATGAAAAATctgataataattatgcTCAAAGAGAAATTATTCTTcataatatacaaaatttaaaaaaggaGATGCCACAGGAGATTTATGAACATAAAGAGTGTGACGAATCGGGAAAAATGGCTAGTTCACATGACAAAGATAAAGAACAAATAATTAAGAATGACAAAAGTGATACTgtaaataaagaaaatttaatatataaacaatatacAAGTGTAGATGATGAGAATGAAACAAATGGAgattataatatacaaaattataaatataatgaaaaaataaaaacaaataataatacacataataataatagtgaagtgaataaaaaaagagatCTACAATTTTTAGCACAAGAGAGATATGATATACTCCTTAAAAGAAaacacaaatatatatacgACTTTGAAgtttataatataagtgaattaaataaatatgaagCAGGAGAAATTGTAAACGtctatttttataataaattacCCATTGGTATAGGTTTATTAAATCGAAAAAGtaatattgttattaatataatagataatgatatatcaaaaaatataaatgatcaattttttattaaaaaattatatgaaagTATTAAAAGGAgatttcattttttatataatataaaattatatgaatatatatattcatttcatattagaaaaaattCTAAACTTTTTTGTAAGCTTGTTAATTCAATTCATGATTCATTACCTGGACTTGTTGTATATGTATTTGataaacatttatatataagatatGATAATTTAAGTGTGCAAAAATatagttatatatttgaaaaagAATTAGAAACTATTTTTACACCTAAAAATATTTACtgtaaaaaaattataagcaaaaaagaaaaaagagCACAAATGGGgaaagaatatattttagaACAAATAAAAGGAACTGACCTTgaattaaattattatgaaaatggttatacattttataataatataacaaatatatcatatgatatatttcatttagAAAATAAACAAGATAGACAATTCTTACAAAACATATTTCATGAATCcaatattttaaatgttCATGGAAATGTTGgagaatatataattaacactgcttttcaaaaaaaaaataaaaatattaatcCTACAAATTATAGTGACAACATATCTATTATTCTAAGTGACTGTGTCAAAAACACAAACTAcataaacaaaaatattgaGCTCAATAAATgtgataatataacatCTCTACATAGAGAAG ACATTTTGGAAGAACTAAATAACATGTACCTAAACAATTTAAA gtttgatttaattatatataacataaaaagtaatattGTCTACCGAAAAAACTCTTATATAAGTATTTATGGAAAAAGGCACATTGTAACCTTCAAAGGAATATACAGTTTTTTAAATTACATGGCAGatattttacaaaaaaatg gCTTGCTATTTATAACAGTTGAACTGTCAGCCGTAGACTATCACAAATTTTTGAATATAGTCAAATGTGTATTTGAaaataagaagaaaaatatatctatcATATACGAGAATTCTTGCACAATTGAAAATAa CATATTATGTATTGATGAAAATGCATGGTATATGAGATCAGTATGTTTTAGGTTGACCAATTCGTGA
- a CDS encoding putative mitochondrial fission 1 protein, producing MDSPELLKVELQRLKNDYENELSVDHVMPKTQFDYACLLICSSDLKNIKFASSLLHELLLINYNRIDCLYQLAIAHIKLRDYKKAKNYLNALLKIDARNSNALALKSLLFDLISSDGLIGALLVALTACGLYLSFKSFKYF from the exons ATGGACAGTCCAGAATTACTTAAAGTAGAACTTCAAAGATTAAAGAATGATTATGAAAAT GAACTATCAGTAGATCATGTAATGCCAAAGACTCAATTTGATTACGCTTGTTTGTTAATATGTTCTTCagatttaaaaaatataaaatttgCTTCTTCATTATTACATGAATTATTACTCATAAATTATAATCGTATAGATTGTTTATATCAGCTAGCTATAGcacatataaaattaagagattataaaaaagctaagaattatttaaatgCCTTATTAAAAATCGATGCAAGAAATAGTAATGCTTTAGCTTTAAAGAGTTTACTTTTTGATTTGATATCATCTGATGGTTTAATTGGTGCTTTGTTAGTTGCACTAACGGCTTGTggtttatatttatcttttaaatctttcaagtatttttaa
- a CDS encoding hypothetical protein (conserved Plasmodium protein, unknown function), protein MVKRFINISTSLPFLLKNRMYHKKRFFFIQEKHICNQHTPLHIYNATKYSKKSMNHRLFYINWMFVFLLLDFCNGHLDI, encoded by the exons ATGGTTAAACgttttattaatatttctaCATCTTTGCCTTTCCTGTTGAAG AATAGGATGTATCATAAGAAAAGGTTTTTCTTTATTCaa gaaaaacatatatgtaATCAACACACACCgttacatatatacaacGCCACAAAATACTCCAAGAAATCAATGAATCATAGattgttttatataaattgGATGTTTGTTTTTCTATTGCTAGATTTTTGTAATGGACAtttagatatataa
- a CDS encoding hypothetical protein (conserved Plasmodium protein, unknown function), translated as MNDIINLSYDVILERLRKKYSYEISVRKYCDMIKCRRDKEGHMLDSQKKEEATKGMINLQSEEIKKNKINLIYNVTNEEVENKTSQEKPVDDINEKKKDFDEVILSLYTDLMDLMNYNNFFIKDCVFTFILDDKDGYKGKLDLYFVRIETEEEENKNCSNDMAKEYLNSYDDNKEKDNVLKKKKSNNNIYDNNDRYIFFEHYEIYGNIKNNIKDILRNTFECLFFGIVEEYNIILKINYCNRIKEIYNYILFNEEIYKTLEYTDYIKIDINKIHFDIIDYSFIFSKNIKKFVNYLKYVKDIHSCSYFISLLIRNIAYINNIYKYTSQLFIYNNSSNEYNTIFLRFDINNKKEIFEKIGILKKKITSENVIDIDICIYDNIKNIFINKYNMSFPEEHIILSYVQYYYVYKPVNMKKYSDYNTNYSYIFSTKKKSDISNTTHIICSSDDHQTLDLNYENIPYIKSKPLQKNIRKYMKCKETDQINIIKXXXXXXXXXXDDHHHKDYFYDICDTYDIYDTYDTYDDDKDDDDYNYNYNCNYYYNNPNPYERKQNHKHLRNNKKRNNDGSMKYKKLDDHFNKEESIKKINGQNKEYNYDINKYNSDSNYMNNCITSIIYDEKENQKEERKKYTHNSTVVILNNKNCSSRQIVTRSMKYKTASSIETDEDSKSYLNDIDILDDTFIIKENIVVEKLMLDDELEKMLTERMNEQNDNIVTLKNRKIKPLNLNMHEKDNYINFYSDDNEFDVEINKCVWANEDIVKRNKRKRRRKKIYIQRQIQRQKQIQREPDNINNYMINEYHNNIYQDIIICDKVYEHVENTCNNKERFYNDNFKMKNTYNYKKRPYNYITDMCNKNVVNKRRKISSLDKDENFTFKKNYENDKNKMKNFFYSEFLFDYNPWIDNDVNKNLQDVFYEKQFYKIMNENFEVYTIEDEEENNKDEDNKEEDNKEEDNKEEDNKEEDNKEEDNKEEDNKEEDNKKEDNKEEDNKEEDNKEEDNKEEDNKEEDNKKEDNKDQSGKDQFIEEEHIKYRDNNNNNIIKKLIEVYNIENDSVTMYIVNNEDENKKNQHNEHILKKDSNSIDFFNRENKKDIKNKTYTNIKNINMNLYTNKLKKCPNNILKKSMMHKNIIKEKMNNEKYKNNKINNNQNKNQCKNYFIDHCNNNKKNNNNLEIISMNNIQNSKYIYNHFENKSITESVYNDIMKKLSRNMYFLNHEDNIFNCVSNYKHLMKKILYFENVIEKYNIHMRVIPALNIQSVRSNRENKYELNENNPNKLSDGNYNKNKEKDNHMDKLKNIIHNIKNKCREYKNTLYKYKRYMCCKYIYGKQNCSRFINSQNKSKSKNKNKNKNKNKNKNKNKNKNKKCLIS; from the coding sequence ATgaatgatattataaatttatcATATGATGTTATATTAGAAAGGCTGAGGAAAAAATACTCTTATGAGATTTCTGTGAGGAAATATTGTGATATGATAAAATGTAGAAGAGATAAAGAGGGACATATGTTAGACTCccaaaaaaaagaagaagcAACTAAAGGAATGATTAACTTACAAAgtgaagaaataaaaaagaataaaattaatttaatatataatgtaacAAATGAAGAGGTAGAAAACAAAACATCACAAGAGAAACCTGTagatgatataaatgaaaaaaaaaaagattttGATGAAGTgatattatcattatatacAGATCTTATGGACCTCatgaattataataatttttttataaaagattGTGTATTCACTTTTATTTTGGATGATAAGGATGGATATAAAGGGAAGTTAGATTTATACTTTGTCAGAATAGAAAcagaagaagaagaaaataaaaattgttCTAATGATATGGCCaaagaatatttaaacagttatgatgataataaagaaaaagataatgtgctaaaaaaaaaaaaaagtaataataatatttatgataacaatgatagatatattttttttgaacattatgaaatatatgggaatataaaaaataatattaaagatatattaagaaataCTTTTGaatgtttattttttggCATAGtagaagaatataatataatattaaaaataaattattgtaatcgtattaaagaaatatataattatatactATTTAATGAAGAGATTTATAAAACTCTTGAATATACAgattatattaaaatagacataaataaaattcattttgatattatagattattcttttatattttcaaaaaatataaaaaaatttgtaaattatttaaaatatgttaaaGATATACATTcttgttcatattttatttctttattaattcGTAACATAGcttatataaataatatatataaatatacatctcaattatttatttataataattcaagtaatgaatataatactatatttttacgatttgatataaataataaaaaagaaatatttgaaaaaattggtattttaaaaaaaaaaattaccTCAGAAAATGTTATTGATATTgatatttgtatatatgataatataaaaaatatatttattaataaatataatatgtcCTTTCCTGAGgaacatattatattatcatatgttcaatattattatgtcTATAAACCTGtgaatatgaaaaaatattctgATTATAACACaaattattcttatattttctcaacaaaaaaaaaatcgGATATATCTAACACAAcacatataatatgttCATCTGATGATCATCAGACGTTAGATCTAAACTATGAAAATATTccatatattaaaagtaaaccattacaaaaaaatattaggAAATACATGAAATGTAAAGAAACAgatcaaataaatattataaagNNNNNNNNNNNNNNNNNNNNNNNNNNNNNTGATGATCATCATCATAAAGATTATTTCTATGATATATGTGACACATATGACATATATGACACATATGATACATATGATGATGACAAAGATGACGatgattataattataattataattgtaattattattataataatccAAACCCTTATGAAAGGAAACAAAACCATAAACATCTTCGcaataacaaaaaaagaaataacGATGGATcaatgaaatataaaaagttGGACGatcattttaataaagaagaatcaattaaaaaaataaatggacaaaataaagaatataattatgacataaataaatataattctgattctaattatatgaataattgTATTACatctattatatatgatgaaaaggaaaatcaaaaagaagagagaaaaaaatatacacataatTCTACAGTTGtcatattaaataataaaaattgttCATCTAGACAAATTGTCACAAGAAGTATGAAATATAAGACTGCTAGTTCGATTGAAACAGATGAAGATTCTAAAAgttatttaaatgatatagatatattagatgatacatttattattaaagaaaatattgTTGTAGAAAAATTAATGTTAGATGATGAACTTGAAAAAATGCTTACAGAAAGGATGAATGAACAGAATGATAATATTGTAACATTAAAGaatagaaaaataaaaccATTAAATTTAAACATGCATGAAAAggataattatataaatttttatagtgatgataatgaaTTTGATGtagaaattaataaatgtGTATGGGCAAATGAAGACATTGTCAAAAGGAATAAAcgaaaaagaagaagaaaaaaaatatatatacaaagACAAATACAAAGACAAAAACAAATACAAAGAGAACcagataatataaacaattatatgataaatgaatatcataataatatatatcaagATATAATCATTTGTGATAAAGTTTATGAACATGTAGAGAATAcatgtaataataaagaaagGTTTTATAACgataattttaaaatgaagaatacatataattataaaaagagaCCTTATAATTATATCACAGACATgtgtaataaaaatgttgtgaataaaagaagaaagaTATCTTCTTTAGATAAGGATGAAAATTttacttttaaaaaaaattatgaaaatgataaaaataaaatgaaaaattttttttattcagagtttttatttgattatAATCCATGGATTGATAATGATGTGAATAAAAATCTTCAGGACGTTTTTTATGAGAAacaattttataaaattatgaatGAGAATTTTGAGGTCTATACTATTGAGGATGAGGAGGAAAATAACAAAgatgaagataataaagAGGAAGATAATAAAGAGGAAGATAATAAAGAGGAAGACAATAAAGAGGAAGATAATAAAGAGGAAGATAATAAAGAGGAAGACAATAAAGAggaagataataaaaaggaagaCAATAAAGAGGAAGATAATAAAGAGGAAGATAATAAAGAGGAAGATAATAAAGAGGAAGACAATAAAGAggaagataataaaaaggaagataataaagatCAATCTGGTAAGGATCAATTTATTGAAGAGGAACATATTAAATACCGCgataacaataataataatataataaagaaacTGATCGaagtatataatatagaaaatgaCAGTGTCACAATGTATATTgtaaataatgaagatgaaaataaaaagaatcAACACAATgaacatattttaaaaaaagatagTAATAGTAttgatttttttaatagagaaaataaaaaagatataaaaaataagacatatacaaatataaaaaatataaacatgAATTTGTATACAAATAAGTTGAAGAAATGTccaaataatatattgaaaaaaagTATGATgcataaaaatataataaaagaaaagatgaataatgaaaaatataaaaataataaaataaataataatcagaataaaaatcaatgtaaaaattattttattgatcattgtaataataataaaaaaaataataataatttggAAATTATAAGtatgaataatattcaaaattctaaatatatatataatcattttgaaaataaatcTATAACAGAATCTgtatataatgatattatgAAAAAGCTCAGTAGAAATATGTACTTTTTAAATCatgaagataatatatttaattgtGTATCTaattataaacatttaatgaaaaaaattttatattttgaaaatgtaatagaaaaatataatattcatatgcGTGTAATACCTGctttaaatatacaaagCGTCAGATCGAACagagaaaataaatatgaacttaatgaaaataatccaaataaattatcagatggaaattataataaaaataaagaaaaggATAATCATATGGATAAacttaaaaatataattcataatataaaaaataaatgtcgagaatataaaaatacattatataaatataaaagatatatgtgttgtaaatatatatatggaaaaCAAAATTGTAGCCGGTTCATAAATAGtcaaaataaaagtaaaagtaaaaataaaaataaaaataaaaataaaaataagaataaaaataagaataaaaataaaaataagaaatgTTTAATAagttaa